One window from the genome of Nitrospirota bacterium encodes:
- a CDS encoding protein-glutamate O-methyltransferase CheR, with protein MLNPVLPDPTFRQIRDFIYEKSGIYITDAKKYLVEKKLGARLQDRNVGSFEDYLSLVRYSGGDELGRLFDAITTNETYFFREPQQLQVCVESVVPAVLQQKSARDIRIWSAACSTGEEAYTLVMMLMEKRSCSRIDVVASDISNEVLASAQKAVYGSYSMRNVPEPYLKKYFKSNGWTHELDPSVRAPVRFMNINLIDAAKMRAVQGMDVVFCRNVLIYFDDRAKQKAVSLLYDSLRPGGFLFIGSSESLHNVTRAFKPVVFDKVVAYQRV; from the coding sequence TGCTGAACCCTGTGTTGCCCGACCCCACCTTCAGGCAGATCCGGGACTTCATCTACGAGAAGAGCGGCATTTATATAACCGACGCGAAGAAGTATCTCGTCGAAAAGAAACTGGGCGCGCGGCTCCAGGACAGGAACGTCGGCAGCTTCGAGGACTACCTGTCCCTGGTCCGGTACTCCGGCGGCGACGAGCTCGGCCGCCTCTTCGATGCCATCACCACGAACGAGACCTACTTCTTCCGCGAACCCCAGCAACTGCAGGTCTGCGTCGAATCCGTGGTGCCGGCGGTCCTGCAGCAGAAGAGCGCCAGGGACATCCGCATCTGGTCGGCCGCCTGTTCGACCGGCGAGGAGGCCTATACCCTGGTCATGATGCTGATGGAGAAGAGGAGCTGCAGCCGCATTGACGTCGTCGCCTCGGACATCAGCAACGAGGTGCTGGCGTCGGCACAGAAGGCGGTCTACGGCTCCTATTCGATGCGGAACGTGCCGGAACCGTACCTGAAAAAGTACTTCAAGAGCAACGGCTGGACGCACGAACTCGACCCGTCCGTCCGGGCACCGGTCCGGTTCATGAACATCAATCTCATCGACGCAGCGAAAATGCGCGCGGTGCAGGGAATGGACGTCGTATTCTGCCGCAACGTGCTCATCTATTTCGATGACCGGGCGAAGCAAAAAGCGGTATCGCTGCTGTACGACAGCCTGCGGCCGGGGGGCTTCCTGTTCATCGGCTCCTCCGAAAGCCTCCACAATGTGACGAGGGCGTTCAAGCCCGTCGTCTTTGACAAGGTCGTTGCTTATCAGAGGGTGTAG
- a CDS encoding response regulator: MKILIVDDDATTRKLLGLYLKTKGYEIAYAENGLDAIEKVGREKPNLIITDLNMPYMDGIEFVKTMRADPARQELPILMVTTEADPEERERAMSVGVNGYLVKPVTADVVIQNIRHILKNMFAQGGSSHA; encoded by the coding sequence ATGAAAATACTGATCGTGGACGATGACGCGACAACGCGGAAACTGCTGGGCCTGTACCTGAAGACGAAAGGGTACGAGATCGCCTATGCCGAGAACGGGCTCGACGCCATCGAGAAGGTGGGCAGGGAAAAGCCCAACCTTATCATCACGGACCTCAACATGCCCTACATGGACGGTATCGAGTTCGTGAAGACCATGCGGGCCGACCCGGCGCGGCAGGAGCTCCCGATCCTGATGGTCACGACCGAAGCGGACCCGGAGGAGCGCGAGCGGGCGATGTCCGTGGGCGTGAACGGCTATCTCGTGAAGCCGGTGACCGCGGATGTGGTCATCCAGAACATACGGCATATCTTAAAGAACATGTTCGCACAAGGAGGAAGTTCCCATGCCTGA
- the cheY gene encoding chemotaxis response regulator CheY, giving the protein MPDLKMKILVVDDFSTMRRIVKNVLKQIGFENIEEAEDGAQALAKMKGGGYGFVVTDWNMPNMDGLEFFKTARQEPALKDVPFLMVTAEAEKDKVITAIQAGVNNYIVKPFTAEIFKEKMDRIFEKLEKK; this is encoded by the coding sequence ATGCCTGATCTCAAGATGAAAATACTCGTCGTCGATGATTTTTCGACCATGCGGCGGATCGTGAAGAATGTGCTGAAGCAGATCGGCTTCGAGAACATCGAAGAGGCCGAGGACGGCGCACAGGCACTGGCAAAAATGAAGGGCGGCGGCTACGGCTTCGTGGTGACCGACTGGAACATGCCGAACATGGACGGCCTCGAGTTCTTCAAGACCGCCCGCCAGGAGCCGGCCCTCAAGGATGTCCCGTTCCTGATGGTCACGGCCGAGGCGGAAAAGGACAAGGTCATCACGGCGATCCAGGCCGGCGTCAACAATTACATCGTGAAGCCGTTCACGGCCGAGATCTTCAAGGAAAAAATGGACCGGATTTTTGAGAAACTGGAGAAAAAATAG